One stretch of Enterobacter sp. RHBSTW-00994 DNA includes these proteins:
- the fur gene encoding ferric iron uptake transcriptional regulator, with translation MTDNNTALKKAGLKVTLPRLKILEVLQGPDNHHVSAEDLYKRLIDMGEEIGLATVYRVLNQFDDAGIVTRHNFEGGKSVFELTQQHHHDHLICLDCGKVIEFSDDSIEARQREIAARHGIRLTNHSLYLYGHCAEGDCREDDHAHDAK, from the coding sequence ATGACTGACAACAATACCGCATTAAAGAAGGCTGGCCTGAAAGTTACGCTTCCTCGTTTGAAAATCCTGGAAGTGTTGCAAGGACCGGATAACCATCACGTCAGTGCGGAAGATCTTTACAAACGTCTGATCGACATGGGCGAAGAGATTGGGCTGGCGACCGTATACCGTGTTCTGAACCAGTTTGATGATGCCGGAATTGTCACCCGTCACAACTTCGAAGGCGGTAAATCCGTGTTCGAACTGACGCAACAGCATCATCACGATCACTTGATTTGCCTCGATTGCGGCAAAGTGATTGAGTTTAGCGATGATTCCATCGAAGCGCGTCAGCGTGAAATCGCAGCACGTCATGGCATCCGCCTGACTAACCACAGCCTGTACCTGTATGGTCACTGTGCAGAAGGCGATTGTCGTGAAGACGATCACGCGCACGACGCGAAATAA
- the fldA gene encoding flavodoxin FldA — translation MAIIGIFFGSDTGNTENIAKNIQKQLGKDVADVHDIAKSSKEDLEGYDILLLGIPTWYYGEAQCDWDDFFPTLEEVDFNGKLVALFGCGDQEDYAEYFCDALGTIRDIIEPRGAAIVGHWPTAGYHFEASKGLADDDHFVGLAIDEDRQPELTAERVEKWVKQIREELNLDDILNA, via the coding sequence ATGGCAATCATCGGCATTTTTTTCGGCAGTGACACCGGCAATACCGAAAATATCGCAAAAAATATTCAAAAACAGCTCGGTAAAGATGTTGCCGATGTGCATGACATTGCCAAGAGCAGCAAAGAAGATCTCGAAGGCTATGACATCCTGTTGCTCGGCATTCCAACCTGGTACTACGGTGAAGCACAGTGTGACTGGGACGATTTCTTCCCAACGCTGGAAGAAGTTGACTTCAACGGTAAACTGGTTGCCCTGTTCGGCTGTGGCGATCAGGAAGATTACGCAGAGTACTTCTGTGACGCACTGGGAACAATTCGCGATATCATTGAACCACGCGGCGCGGCGATTGTAGGCCACTGGCCAACAGCGGGTTACCACTTTGAGGCCTCTAAAGGTCTGGCTGATGACGATCACTTTGTCGGTCTGGCCATTGATGAAGATCGCCAACCGGAGCTGACCGCTGAGCGTGTTGAAAAATGGGTGAAACAGATCCGCGAAGAGCTGAATCTGGACGACATCCTTAACGCTTAA
- the ybfE gene encoding LexA regulated protein, with translation MAKEQTDRTTIDLFANERRPGRPKTNPLSRDEQLRINKRNQLKRDKNRGLKRVELKLNADAVDALNELADARNISRSELIEEMLIAQLEKSHSKV, from the coding sequence ATGGCCAAAGAACAAACGGACCGCACGACAATAGATCTGTTCGCGAATGAGCGTCGCCCGGGACGACCCAAGACCAATCCGCTTTCACGCGACGAACAGCTGCGTATTAATAAACGCAATCAGCTTAAACGCGATAAAAATCGTGGGCTTAAGCGTGTCGAGCTAAAGCTCAATGCTGATGCCGTCGATGCACTTAACGAACTTGCTGATGCACGCAATATCAGCCGTAGTGAGCTGATTGAAGAGATGTTGATCGCGCAACTCGAAAAATCACACAGCAAGGTGTAA
- the ybfF gene encoding esterase — protein sequence MKLNTRAQSAQSPNNNSPIVLVHGLFGSLDNLGVLARDLVTDHDILQVDMRNHGLSGRSPDMNYTAMAQDLLETLDVNNLEKVTLIGHSMGGKAVMALTALAPERINGLIVIDVAPVDYDVRRHDEIFAAINAVTDAGVSTRQQAAAIMREHLDEEGVVQFLLKSFVEGQWRFNVPVLWDQYRHIVGWEPVPAWSHPALFIRGGNSPYVTEAYRDAILAQFPQTRAHVIAGAGHWVHAEKPEAVLRAIRRYLADIEN from the coding sequence ATGAAATTGAATACCCGAGCGCAATCTGCACAATCGCCGAACAATAATTCCCCCATCGTACTGGTTCACGGCCTGTTTGGCAGCCTTGATAATCTGGGTGTACTGGCGCGCGATCTGGTTACCGATCACGACATTTTGCAGGTCGATATGCGAAACCATGGCCTTTCCGGTCGATCGCCGGACATGAACTACACGGCAATGGCACAGGATCTGCTGGAGACACTTGACGTTAATAACCTCGAAAAAGTCACGCTGATTGGGCATTCAATGGGCGGCAAAGCCGTTATGGCGCTGACCGCGCTCGCACCTGAGCGTATCAATGGGCTGATTGTTATTGATGTTGCCCCGGTAGATTACGACGTTCGTCGCCATGATGAAATTTTTGCGGCAATTAATGCCGTGACAGACGCCGGTGTATCTACCCGCCAACAGGCGGCAGCCATTATGCGCGAGCACCTTGATGAAGAGGGGGTTGTGCAATTTTTGCTGAAATCTTTCGTCGAAGGTCAGTGGCGTTTCAACGTTCCGGTGCTGTGGGATCAGTACCGTCATATTGTCGGCTGGGAACCCGTGCCTGCCTGGTCACACCCTGCTCTCTTTATCCGTGGCGGCAATTCACCGTATGTTACTGAAGCGTACCGCGATGCGATTCTGGCGCAGTTCCCTCAGACACGAGCCCACGTGATTGCCGGAGCTGGGCATTGGGTGCACGCAGAAAAACCAGAAGCTGTACTTCGCGCTATCCGCCGTTATCTCGCTGACATTGAAAATTGA
- the seqA gene encoding replication initiation negative regulator SeqA: MKTIEVDDELYQYIASQTRHIGESASDILRRMLKFSAASQPVTPVTKDVVLQPSVAAQVKPAQTPVKDKVRAMRELLLSDEYAEQKKAVNRFMLVLSTLYSLDNKAFAEATESLHGRTRVYFAGDEQTLLQNGNQTKPKHVPGTPYWVITNTNTGRKCSMVEHIMQSMQFPAELIEKVCGTI, from the coding sequence ATGAAAACAATCGAAGTTGATGATGAGCTCTATCAGTATATCGCCAGCCAAACGCGGCATATCGGGGAGAGCGCGTCCGACATTTTACGGCGCATGCTGAAATTTTCCGCCGCCTCACAGCCTGTCACTCCTGTTACTAAAGATGTTGTGCTTCAGCCGAGTGTAGCTGCGCAAGTTAAACCGGCACAAACGCCGGTCAAAGATAAAGTGCGTGCGATGCGCGAACTGCTGCTTTCTGATGAATACGCAGAGCAGAAAAAGGCGGTTAACCGCTTTATGTTGGTGCTGTCTACACTCTATTCACTGGATAACAAAGCGTTTGCTGAAGCGACCGAGTCGCTGCACGGTCGTACGCGCGTGTATTTTGCGGGTGACGAGCAGACGTTGCTACAAAACGGCAATCAAACCAAACCTAAACATGTCCCTGGTACGCCATACTGGGTGATTACCAATACCAACACGGGCCGCAAGTGCAGCATGGTTGAACACATCATGCAGTCCATGCAGTTCCCGGCGGAATTGATCGAAAAGGTTTGCGGTACAATCTAA